In Halomarina salina, one DNA window encodes the following:
- a CDS encoding DUF3054 domain-containing protein, producing MGTSTATGLRGRIDPSPTTLGFVVGDLLLIAVFVVSGELSHNVDPLTQTATVVDTAIPFYVGWLLLFPLVGVYAARTRRSLRSAVVRTAGAWVGAAVVGLVLRGTDLFHGNFDVTFLLVATLVGLALLVPFHLLPFVPRVVRRLRGE from the coding sequence ATGGGAACGTCCACCGCCACCGGTCTCCGTGGACGCATCGACCCCTCACCGACGACGCTCGGGTTCGTGGTGGGCGACCTGCTGCTCATCGCCGTGTTCGTCGTCAGCGGCGAACTGAGCCACAACGTCGACCCCCTCACGCAGACGGCGACCGTCGTCGACACGGCCATCCCCTTCTACGTCGGCTGGCTCCTGCTGTTCCCGCTGGTCGGCGTGTACGCGGCCCGGACGAGACGCTCGCTCCGGTCTGCGGTCGTCCGCACGGCGGGCGCCTGGGTGGGCGCGGCCGTCGTCGGACTGGTGCTCCGGGGAACCGACCTGTTCCACGGCAACTTCGACGTGACGTTCCTCCTCGTCGCGACACTCGTCGGTCTCGCGTTGCTGGTGCCGTTCCACCTGCTACCGTTCGTCCCCCGTGTCGTGCGACGGCTCCGCGGCGAGTAG
- a CDS encoding GNAT family N-acetyltransferase, which produces MEFVVREDAAFRLDHEQFAYAGKFVVPGGKAVALEDGAPTSFPDPREEYVTGVLAAVAFSEDRTDADTLRLRYVTVRRDRRGEGIGTRLVTWTTDWAHDRGYETVAIAVNNPYSYESLSKAGFGFTGRETGLAELVMSHPSDRTRYDEGLALFADRDLTDEELEFVAEKRERGAPTVVSEECD; this is translated from the coding sequence ATGGAGTTCGTGGTACGCGAGGACGCCGCCTTCCGCCTCGACCACGAGCAGTTCGCCTACGCCGGGAAGTTCGTCGTCCCCGGCGGGAAGGCCGTCGCCCTCGAAGACGGTGCACCCACCTCGTTCCCCGACCCGCGCGAGGAGTACGTCACGGGCGTCCTCGCGGCCGTCGCGTTCTCCGAGGACCGCACCGACGCCGACACGCTCCGCCTCCGGTACGTCACGGTCAGGCGGGACCGCCGCGGCGAGGGAATCGGTACTCGCCTCGTGACGTGGACGACCGACTGGGCGCACGACCGGGGCTACGAGACGGTCGCCATCGCGGTCAACAACCCGTACTCCTACGAGTCGCTGTCGAAGGCGGGGTTCGGATTCACCGGCCGAGAGACGGGCCTCGCCGAACTGGTGATGAGCCACCCGAGCGACCGCACGCGCTACGACGAGGGACTGGCGCTGTTCGCCGACCGCGACCTGACCGACGAGGAACTGGAGTTCGTCGCGGAGAAGCGCGAGCGCGGAGCGCCGACCGTCGTCTCGGAGGAGTGTGACTGA
- a CDS encoding glucose 1-dehydrogenase: MDAIVLHRDHDGPRRTTLPRPEPSTGEALVRTLRVGIDGTDYEVLNGGHGEFPEGQDHLVLGHEAVGVVVDANGTELTEGDVVAPTVRRPTPDGSGREYFERGEADMAPAGTYHERGIVGADGFMAEFFTSPARDLVRVPDRLAEYGFLVEPASISEKALEHAFASRSAFDWSLDSALVLGNGALGLLTLGMLVESVGVERAYCLGRRDRPDPTIDVVEELGATYVDSRTTPVPQIPRRYEPMDLVYEATGYARHGFETVEALAPSGVGALVGVPSPWEFEVDGGALHRDLVLSNKALVGTVNSNVSHFQGAIETLDALPDWLFDAIVTDVVPVDDFERAFTEDESTIKTAIEFSDT; the protein is encoded by the coding sequence ATGGACGCCATCGTACTACACAGAGACCACGACGGACCACGACGGACGACGCTCCCGCGGCCGGAGCCCTCGACTGGGGAGGCGCTCGTCCGAACGCTCCGCGTCGGCATCGACGGGACGGACTACGAGGTCCTGAACGGCGGCCACGGCGAGTTCCCCGAGGGGCAGGACCACCTCGTGCTCGGCCACGAGGCGGTCGGCGTCGTCGTCGACGCGAACGGTACCGAACTGACGGAGGGCGACGTCGTCGCGCCGACGGTCCGACGACCGACGCCGGACGGGTCGGGTCGAGAGTACTTCGAACGGGGCGAGGCCGACATGGCACCGGCGGGGACCTACCACGAACGCGGTATCGTCGGTGCCGACGGGTTCATGGCGGAGTTCTTCACGTCGCCCGCGCGCGACCTGGTCAGAGTCCCCGACCGCCTCGCCGAGTACGGATTCCTCGTCGAACCGGCGAGTATCAGCGAGAAGGCGCTCGAACACGCGTTCGCCTCACGGTCGGCGTTCGACTGGTCGCTCGACAGCGCGCTCGTACTCGGCAACGGTGCGCTCGGCCTGCTCACCCTCGGGATGCTCGTCGAGAGCGTCGGCGTCGAGCGAGCCTACTGTCTCGGTCGCCGCGACCGGCCCGACCCGACCATCGACGTCGTCGAGGAGCTCGGCGCGACGTACGTCGACTCGCGGACGACGCCCGTCCCCCAGATTCCCAGGCGGTACGAGCCGATGGACCTGGTGTACGAGGCGACGGGCTACGCACGGCACGGGTTCGAGACGGTCGAGGCGCTCGCGCCGAGCGGCGTGGGAGCGCTCGTCGGCGTTCCGTCGCCCTGGGAGTTCGAGGTGGACGGCGGTGCACTCCACCGGGACCTCGTCCTCTCGAACAAGGCGCTCGTCGGAACCGTCAACTCGAACGTCTCGCACTTCCAAGGGGCAATCGAGACGCTCGACGCGCTCCCCGACTGGCTGTTCGACGCCATCGTGACGGACGTGGTTCCCGTCGACGACTTCGAACGAGCCTTCACCGAGGACGAATCGACTATCAAGACGGCAATCGAGTTCAGCGACACATGA
- a CDS encoding DMT family transporter has translation MNPWLVLLVAGVFEIVWALSLAASDGLSKPAPAAVTVVALLVSMLLLARAVQSLPIGTAYAVWTGIGAVGAAVGGVLLFDEPATAARGLFVGLVVVGIVGLELTA, from the coding sequence ATGAACCCGTGGCTCGTGTTGCTCGTCGCTGGCGTCTTCGAGATCGTGTGGGCGCTCTCGCTGGCCGCCTCGGACGGCCTCTCGAAACCCGCCCCCGCCGCCGTCACCGTCGTCGCGCTCCTCGTCAGCATGCTGTTGCTCGCGCGTGCAGTCCAGTCGCTGCCCATCGGCACGGCCTACGCCGTCTGGACCGGTATCGGCGCGGTGGGGGCCGCGGTCGGTGGGGTGCTCCTGTTCGACGAACCCGCGACCGCCGCTCGCGGACTGTTCGTCGGACTGGTCGTCGTCGGTATCGTGGGACTGGAGCTCACCGCGTAG
- a CDS encoding ornithine cyclodeaminase family protein, with the protein MTDTLFLRSEDLAGLADMEEYVDAVREGYRQQGPAEPRTKLVNQDPPGMLTSYVAILPETGAMGGYTYAAGFGEGDVHFMTPLFDAESGDPLAMLDGASMNPFKTGAVGGVGVDALARDDVETLAIVGSGAQARGQLRAAATVRDFATVNVYSPTKEHRESFASEMNGEVAASVGAVASSDAAVEGADVVVTATNASEPVFDGDLLEPGTHVTAMGQYDPEKRELDAQTLERATYVPDLRARATSDAGAFIQAMDEGRVTEDDIHGDLGEVLAGDVPGRQSDDEITVFDSGGTGIETVASAYMLYEKAFGSGLGETFDIAPGSEALTGR; encoded by the coding sequence ATGACGGACACGTTGTTTCTGCGGAGCGAGGACCTCGCCGGACTCGCGGACATGGAAGAGTACGTCGACGCCGTCCGCGAGGGGTACCGCCAGCAGGGGCCGGCCGAACCGCGCACGAAACTCGTCAACCAGGACCCGCCGGGGATGCTCACGAGCTACGTCGCCATCCTCCCGGAGACGGGCGCGATGGGCGGCTACACCTACGCGGCCGGGTTCGGCGAGGGCGACGTCCACTTCATGACGCCCCTGTTCGACGCCGAGTCGGGCGACCCGCTGGCGATGCTCGACGGGGCGAGCATGAACCCGTTCAAGACCGGTGCGGTCGGTGGCGTCGGAGTGGACGCGCTGGCACGCGACGACGTCGAGACGCTCGCCATCGTCGGCTCCGGGGCGCAGGCCCGCGGCCAGCTCCGCGCCGCGGCGACCGTCCGCGACTTCGCGACCGTCAACGTCTACTCGCCGACGAAGGAACACCGCGAGTCGTTCGCCTCGGAGATGAACGGCGAGGTGGCGGCGAGCGTCGGTGCGGTCGCCTCCTCCGACGCCGCCGTCGAGGGCGCAGACGTGGTCGTCACCGCCACGAACGCCAGCGAACCCGTGTTCGACGGCGACCTCCTCGAACCCGGCACGCACGTCACTGCGATGGGCCAGTACGACCCGGAGAAGCGCGAACTGGACGCCCAGACGCTCGAACGCGCGACGTACGTCCCGGACCTCCGCGCTCGGGCGACCAGCGACGCCGGCGCGTTCATCCAGGCGATGGACGAGGGGAGGGTCACCGAGGACGACATCCACGGCGACCTGGGCGAGGTGCTCGCGGGCGACGTGCCGGGGCGCCAGTCCGACGACGAGATAACGGTGTTCGACTCGGGCGGCACGGGCATCGAGACGGTCGCGTCGGCGTACATGCTCTACGAGAAGGCGTTCGGCAGCGGCCTCGGCGAGACGTTCGACATCGCGCCCGGCAGCGAGGCGCTGACCGGTCGGTAG
- a CDS encoding dodecin family protein — protein sequence MTAVKIIQVLGTSDESWEDAAREAVAEAGKTIDDVHGIEIMDQTADVIDGEIAQYKTTVKIAFPVHAHTKESRGLAGRVRKGASKVKP from the coding sequence ATGACTGCCGTGAAGATCATCCAGGTGCTCGGGACGTCCGACGAATCGTGGGAGGACGCGGCCCGCGAGGCCGTCGCGGAGGCGGGCAAGACCATCGACGACGTCCACGGTATCGAGATTATGGACCAGACCGCCGACGTCATCGACGGCGAGATAGCACAGTACAAGACCACCGTGAAGATCGCGTTCCCGGTCCACGCCCACACCAAGGAGTCGCGTGGCCTCGCCGGTCGCGTCCGCAAGGGGGCGTCGAAGGTCAAACCCTGA
- the gfcR gene encoding transcriptional regulator GfcR yields MKNVDDLIENATALAQKGLSKGEIADELNVSRETARWLVERGDASTGGPETEPAPREPTDIHVDWSAVGTDSDRLDFVGRALADLLRDKNGVPDVTVGVEKAGVPLATTVARDLETDLGTYTPRKHQWNEGDIEDLGGSFSRNFAPVEDHDCVVVDDTVTSGTTLTETISAIEERGGNPTACVVLVDKQGVDEVEGVPVYSLVQVIRV; encoded by the coding sequence ATGAAGAACGTAGACGACCTCATCGAGAACGCGACGGCACTGGCACAGAAAGGACTCTCGAAGGGCGAGATCGCCGACGAGTTGAACGTCTCGCGGGAGACGGCGCGGTGGCTCGTCGAGCGAGGCGACGCCTCGACGGGCGGCCCCGAGACCGAACCCGCCCCGCGGGAACCGACCGACATCCACGTCGACTGGTCCGCGGTGGGGACCGACAGCGACCGCCTCGACTTCGTCGGGCGCGCGCTCGCAGACCTGCTCCGGGACAAGAACGGCGTCCCGGACGTCACCGTCGGCGTCGAGAAGGCGGGCGTCCCGCTCGCGACGACCGTCGCGCGCGACCTGGAGACGGACCTCGGAACCTACACCCCCCGGAAGCACCAGTGGAACGAGGGCGACATCGAGGACCTCGGCGGGAGCTTCTCGCGGAACTTCGCGCCCGTCGAGGACCACGACTGCGTCGTCGTCGACGACACCGTCACCAGCGGGACGACGCTCACCGAGACCATCTCGGCCATCGAGGAACGCGGCGGCAACCCGACCGCCTGTGTCGTCCTCGTCGACAAGCAGGGCGTCGACGAGGTGGAGGGCGTTCCGGTGTACTCGCTGGTGCAGGTCATCCGGGTCTGA
- the trmB gene encoding HTH-type sugar sensing transcriptional regulator TrmB, translating to MSSTDLRRTLEWMGDRFDFGEYEIEAYLAVLDHGDLTASEIADHTDIPQPRVYDTVRKLSDRGMVEVRESRPMRVVALDPEEVFPSVQESLDDLVTDLSARYTAPTRETEAVSLVKSRPSILRYLESVLEIAEYELACSLTPGLLERFESELADARSRGVAIELLVTPAADAPSPEEFDYDAVATEVRARRGITTPVMAVADGERSVYATQDALTDGSERYGVIFNRSALGFLVGGFFNTVLWTTGESVVSGGTGSFPRRYASIRRCVKDFQEADGAFSVTVVGRDVVTGEHRRVTGRVSDLSLASSDEVATLTVEAEDGEVTVGGRVAAYEDVEAHEIHVEEA from the coding sequence ATGAGTTCCACAGACCTTCGCCGGACGCTGGAGTGGATGGGGGACCGCTTCGACTTCGGGGAGTACGAGATCGAGGCGTACCTGGCCGTCCTCGACCACGGCGACCTCACCGCCAGCGAGATCGCCGACCACACCGACATCCCACAGCCGCGGGTGTACGACACGGTCCGGAAGTTGAGCGACCGCGGGATGGTCGAGGTCCGGGAGTCCCGCCCGATGCGTGTCGTCGCCCTCGACCCGGAGGAGGTGTTCCCGTCGGTGCAGGAGTCGCTCGACGACCTGGTGACGGACCTCTCCGCCCGCTACACCGCGCCTACTCGCGAGACGGAGGCCGTGTCGCTCGTCAAGTCCCGTCCGAGCATCCTGCGCTACCTGGAGTCCGTCCTGGAGATAGCAGAGTACGAACTGGCGTGTTCGCTCACGCCGGGGTTGCTCGAACGGTTCGAGTCGGAGCTGGCGGACGCTCGCTCCCGGGGCGTGGCCATCGAACTCCTCGTGACGCCGGCGGCCGACGCCCCCTCGCCCGAGGAGTTCGACTACGACGCCGTCGCCACCGAGGTGCGCGCCCGACGCGGCATCACGACGCCGGTGATGGCCGTCGCGGACGGCGAGCGGTCCGTCTACGCGACGCAGGACGCACTCACCGACGGGAGCGAGCGCTACGGCGTCATCTTCAACCGCTCGGCGCTGGGCTTCCTCGTCGGCGGGTTCTTCAACACCGTCCTCTGGACGACCGGAGAATCGGTCGTCTCCGGCGGGACGGGGTCGTTCCCGCGACGCTACGCCTCCATCCGGCGATGTGTCAAGGACTTCCAGGAAGCGGACGGGGCGTTCAGCGTGACCGTCGTCGGTCGAGACGTCGTGACGGGCGAACACCGCCGCGTGACGGGCCGCGTGAGCGACCTCAGCCTCGCCTCCTCGGACGAGGTGGCGACGCTCACCGTCGAGGCCGAGGACGGCGAGGTGACGGTCGGCGGGCGCGTCGCCGCGTACGAGGACGTCGAAGCCCACGAGATACACGTCGAGG
- a CDS encoding BolA family protein, translated as MTPEEVAALIEEGIEDAEVDVFRPRNPDDDTHLAAVVVSPAFEGESLVAQHQLVYDALGDHMTRDIHALELKTYTPEAYEEHAEN; from the coding sequence ATGACACCGGAGGAGGTCGCGGCACTCATCGAGGAGGGTATCGAGGACGCCGAGGTCGACGTGTTCCGCCCCCGGAACCCGGACGACGACACGCACCTCGCGGCCGTCGTCGTCTCGCCCGCGTTCGAGGGGGAGTCGCTCGTGGCGCAGCACCAGCTCGTCTACGACGCGCTCGGCGACCACATGACGCGCGACATCCACGCGCTCGAACTGAAGACGTACACGCCCGAGGCGTACGAGGAGCACGCGGAGAACTGA
- a CDS encoding DUF7344 domain-containing protein, translated as MSSQRLTDTPPETSSAHAEPTEVERDDAFHLLSNARRRSVMRYLLDVEGPAELGTLAEHVAALENDCDTDELSSDDRKRVYISLYQGHMPKLDNHDIVEYDQARGTVEPEPIMQAFAPYLDEDPLSLDDTDPVRSDAAESPFTSAINSILGR; from the coding sequence ATGAGTTCACAGCGACTCACGGACACCCCGCCCGAAACAAGCTCCGCGCACGCCGAACCCACCGAGGTCGAACGAGACGACGCGTTCCACCTCCTCTCGAACGCACGTAGGCGGTCGGTCATGCGGTACCTCCTCGACGTAGAGGGGCCGGCCGAACTCGGAACGCTCGCTGAACACGTCGCGGCGCTGGAGAACGACTGTGACACCGACGAACTGTCGTCCGACGACCGGAAACGTGTCTACATATCGCTCTACCAGGGCCACATGCCGAAACTAGACAACCACGATATCGTCGAGTACGACCAGGCTCGCGGGACGGTCGAACCCGAGCCCATCATGCAGGCGTTCGCGCCGTACCTCGACGAGGACCCGCTCTCGCTCGACGACACCGACCCGGTGCGCTCGGACGCCGCGGAGTCACCGTTCACGTCCGCGATCAACTCCATTCTCGGTCGATAG
- a CDS encoding mandelate racemase/muconate lactonizing enzyme family protein has protein sequence MARDYGSLHDPNAEYTMRDLSSESMGLGNDRGPRDVEITDVQTTMIDGNFPWTLVRVYTDAGVVGTGEAYWGAGVPELVERMAPFVVGENPLDIDRLFEHLVQKMSGEGSIGGVTITAISGIEIALHDLAGKLLDVPAYQLLGGKFRDEVRVYCDCHTADEADPDACADEAERVVEELGYDALKFDLDVPSGHEKDRANRHLRNPEIRHKARIVEAVTERVGDRADVAFDCHWTFSGGSAKRLARELEQYDVWWLEDPVPPENHDVQKTVTQSTVTPIAVGENVYRKHGQRRLLEEQAADIIAPDLPKVGGMRETRKIADMADTYYVPVAMHNVASPVGTMASAHVGAAIPNSLAVEYHSYELGWWGDLVEESVIDDGHIEIPEKPGLGLTLDMDTVEEHMVEGETLFDEA, from the coding sequence ATGGCGAGAGACTACGGGTCGCTGCACGACCCGAACGCGGAGTACACGATGCGGGACCTCTCCTCGGAGTCGATGGGCCTCGGCAACGACCGCGGCCCACGCGACGTCGAGATTACGGACGTCCAGACGACGATGATTGACGGGAACTTCCCGTGGACGCTCGTCCGGGTCTACACCGACGCGGGCGTCGTCGGGACCGGCGAGGCCTACTGGGGTGCGGGCGTCCCGGAACTCGTCGAGCGGATGGCACCGTTCGTGGTCGGCGAGAACCCGCTCGACATAGACCGACTGTTCGAACACCTCGTCCAGAAGATGTCCGGTGAGGGCTCCATCGGCGGCGTCACCATCACCGCGATTTCGGGCATCGAAATCGCCCTCCACGACCTCGCGGGGAAACTGCTCGACGTCCCTGCCTACCAGTTGCTCGGCGGGAAGTTCCGCGACGAGGTCCGTGTGTACTGTGACTGTCACACCGCCGACGAGGCGGACCCGGACGCGTGCGCGGACGAGGCAGAACGCGTCGTCGAGGAACTGGGCTACGACGCGCTGAAGTTCGACCTCGACGTCCCCTCCGGCCACGAGAAGGACCGCGCGAACCGCCACCTCCGGAACCCCGAGATTCGCCACAAGGCGCGTATCGTCGAGGCCGTCACCGAGCGCGTCGGCGACCGTGCCGACGTCGCCTTCGACTGCCACTGGACGTTCTCGGGTGGGTCGGCCAAGCGGCTCGCGCGCGAACTCGAACAGTACGACGTCTGGTGGCTGGAGGACCCGGTCCCGCCGGAGAACCACGACGTCCAGAAGACCGTCACCCAGTCGACGGTGACGCCCATCGCCGTCGGTGAGAACGTCTACCGCAAACACGGGCAGCGCCGCCTCCTCGAAGAGCAGGCCGCGGACATAATCGCGCCGGACCTCCCGAAGGTCGGCGGGATGCGCGAGACGCGGAAGATAGCGGACATGGCCGACACGTACTACGTCCCGGTGGCGATGCACAACGTCGCTTCACCGGTCGGAACGATGGCGAGCGCACACGTCGGGGCCGCCATCCCCAACTCGCTGGCCGTCGAGTACCACTCCTACGAACTCGGCTGGTGGGGAGACCTCGTCGAGGAGTCGGTCATCGACGACGGACACATCGAGATCCCCGAGAAGCCGGGGCTGGGACTCACCCTCGACATGGACACCGTCGAGGAGCACATGGTCGAGGGCGAGACGCTGTTCGACGAAGCGTGA
- a CDS encoding MFS transporter, which yields MLAHSMVHTYEFAFPVFVPIWLSQFGTTEAVIGVVLTVGLSLFGLGSLPAGILADRYGSKELIVVCLAGMGGAFLLLGAAPALGGLVGGDSLPVVGVAPELGVVAVALVVWGLAASVYHPAGLSLITRGVQERGDAFAYHGTAGNVGTALGPFVTTVLLFALSDQWQVVAAVLALPALAGALVATRVSVDEMAAVAADGGSDGEDGSKANPGVDSLGEFLTTSRHLFVGGFVVVFVVVMLQGLYYRGVLTFLPDLFGGFAAIQPLEFAGREIAPGNYIYTGLLAVGVGGQYVGGKLTDRIPVELGLVVGYGALGVIALAYLPLAEVGLLPLLVVSALLGFFLFFVQPFYQATVADYTPPEARGLSYGYTYLGNFGVGALGATIAGVALAEFSQPVLFTVLAVFGLVAGLLGFGLYSRARTAA from the coding sequence ATGCTCGCGCACTCGATGGTCCACACCTACGAGTTCGCGTTCCCGGTGTTCGTCCCCATCTGGCTGTCCCAGTTCGGGACGACGGAGGCGGTCATCGGCGTCGTGCTCACGGTCGGTCTCTCGCTGTTCGGCCTGGGGTCGCTTCCGGCGGGCATCCTCGCCGACAGATACGGCTCGAAGGAGCTCATCGTCGTCTGTCTCGCCGGGATGGGCGGCGCGTTCCTCCTGCTCGGGGCCGCCCCGGCGCTCGGTGGGCTCGTCGGCGGTGACTCGCTCCCCGTCGTCGGCGTCGCGCCCGAACTCGGCGTCGTCGCCGTCGCCCTCGTCGTCTGGGGGCTCGCGGCGAGCGTCTACCACCCGGCTGGTCTCTCGCTCATCACGCGGGGCGTCCAGGAGCGCGGCGACGCGTTCGCCTACCACGGCACCGCCGGCAACGTCGGCACTGCCCTCGGGCCGTTCGTGACGACGGTCCTCCTCTTCGCGCTGAGCGACCAGTGGCAGGTCGTCGCCGCGGTCCTCGCGCTCCCGGCGCTCGCGGGTGCGCTCGTCGCCACGCGCGTGTCGGTCGACGAGATGGCGGCCGTCGCGGCCGACGGCGGCTCGGACGGCGAGGACGGGTCGAAGGCCAACCCCGGCGTCGACTCGCTGGGTGAGTTCCTCACCACGTCACGACACCTGTTCGTCGGCGGCTTCGTCGTCGTCTTCGTCGTCGTGATGCTCCAGGGGCTCTACTACCGGGGCGTGCTCACGTTCCTCCCGGACCTGTTCGGCGGGTTCGCCGCCATTCAGCCCCTGGAGTTCGCCGGCCGCGAGATAGCGCCGGGGAACTACATCTACACCGGCCTGCTCGCCGTCGGCGTCGGCGGTCAGTACGTCGGTGGGAAGCTCACCGACCGCATTCCGGTCGAACTCGGTCTGGTCGTGGGCTACGGCGCGCTCGGAGTCATCGCGCTCGCCTACCTCCCGCTCGCCGAGGTGGGACTGCTCCCGCTGCTCGTCGTGAGCGCACTGCTGGGGTTCTTCCTGTTCTTCGTCCAGCCGTTCTACCAGGCGACCGTCGCCGACTACACCCCGCCGGAGGCGCGGGGACTCTCCTACGGCTACACCTACCTCGGCAATTTCGGCGTGGGAGCGCTCGGCGCGACCATCGCGGGGGTCGCGCTCGCGGAGTTCTCACAACCGGTCCTGTTCACCGTCCTCGCCGTCTTCGGCCTGGTCGCGGGGCTGCTCGGGTTCGGACTCTACAGTCGCGCGCGAACTGCGGCCTGA
- the fen gene encoding flap endonuclease-1: MGNADLRQLAAIEEVSFDDVSGVVAVDAHNWLYRYLTTTVRFTNNRAYTKDGQEVANLIGVVQGLPKFVEHGLTPVFVFDGGVTELKSEEVEERREQRERYEEQLDEARERGDAARISTLESRTQRLTPLIVETTKELLDLLDVPVVEAPAEGEAQASYMVRRGDADYVGSEDYDALLLGAPLTLRQLTSKGDPELMDFQATLDEHDLTWEQLVDVGILMGTDFNDGLSGVGPKTAVKLVHEHGDLWSVLDAREEYIDNADRIRALFLDPATTDDYAFDTDLSPDVDAAREFVCEEWAIPESEVERGFERIEEALTQTGLDDWL; encoded by the coding sequence ATGGGAAACGCGGACCTGCGCCAGCTCGCCGCCATCGAGGAGGTGTCGTTCGACGACGTCTCGGGCGTCGTCGCCGTCGACGCGCACAACTGGCTCTACCGGTATCTCACGACGACCGTCCGGTTCACGAACAACCGCGCGTACACGAAGGACGGACAGGAGGTCGCCAACCTCATCGGCGTCGTGCAGGGCCTCCCGAAGTTCGTCGAGCACGGCCTCACCCCGGTGTTCGTCTTCGACGGCGGCGTCACCGAACTGAAATCCGAGGAGGTCGAGGAGCGCCGCGAACAGCGCGAACGCTACGAGGAGCAACTCGACGAGGCCAGAGAGCGCGGTGACGCCGCCAGGATATCGACCCTCGAATCCCGCACCCAGCGACTCACACCGCTCATCGTCGAGACGACGAAGGAACTGCTCGACCTGCTCGACGTGCCAGTCGTCGAGGCTCCCGCCGAGGGGGAGGCGCAGGCGAGCTACATGGTCCGCCGGGGCGACGCCGACTACGTCGGCAGCGAGGACTACGACGCGCTCCTGCTCGGTGCGCCGCTGACGCTCCGGCAGTTGACGAGCAAGGGCGACCCGGAACTGATGGACTTCCAGGCGACGCTCGACGAACACGACCTGACGTGGGAGCAACTCGTCGACGTGGGCATCCTGATGGGGACCGACTTCAACGACGGTCTCTCCGGCGTCGGTCCGAAGACGGCCGTGAAACTCGTCCACGAACACGGCGACCTCTGGAGCGTCCTCGACGCCCGCGAGGAGTACATCGACAACGCCGACCGCATCCGCGCGCTGTTCCTCGACCCCGCGACGACCGACGACTACGCGTTCGACACCGACCTCTCGCCGGACGTCGACGCCGCCCGCGAGTTCGTCTGCGAGGAGTGGGCGATCCCGGAGAGCGAGGTCGAACGCGGGTTCGAGCGCATCGAGGAGGCGCTCACCCAGACGGGGCTCGACGACTGGCTCTGA